The Streptomyces sp. NBC_01463 DNA window CTCTACCCCCTCCTCCTCGTCCTCCAGCAGTCGTTCAGCCCCGACGAGGGCGGTACCTCGCTCTCGCCGTACGCCGACGTCTTCGCCTCCGCGTCCTTCCGGTCCGCGCTCACCACCACCGTGTGGCTCGCCGCCGGTTCGACCGCGGGATGTCTCGTCCTCGGGTTCGTCCTCGCGCTGGTCATCGCCTTCGTGCCGTTCCCCGGCGCCAAGGCCGTCGCCCGGTTCGTCGACGTGTTCCTGTCCTTCCCGTCCTTCCTGATCACGCTCGCGCTGCTGTTCATCTACGGCAACGCGGGCATGGCCAACGGGGCGTGGACCGGCGTCACCGGGGCGGCCGACGGGCCCTTCCACTTCCTCACCACCCCGTGGGGCGTGCTCCTCGCAGAGATCACCTACTTCACACCGTTCGTGATGCGCCCGCTGCTCGCCGCGTTCTCGCAGCTCGACACCGCACAGCTGGAGGTGGCCTCCTCGCTCGGCGCCGGGCCCGCCCGGATCGTGCGGCAGGTGATCCTGCCCGAGGCCCTCCCGGCGCTCCTCGCGGGCGGCAGCCTCGTCCTCGTGATGTGCCTCAACGAGTTCGGCATCGTGCTCTTCACCGGCGCGAAAGGGGTCACCACCCTGCCGATGCTCGTCTACAGCAAGGCGATCCTGGAGTCCGACTACCCGGCCGCCTGCGTCGTCGCCGTCGTCAACATC harbors:
- a CDS encoding 2-aminoethylphosphonate ABC transporter permease subunit, coding for MASVVTGDVRPAASGSRAARKGRTGWKGPAWALPPVAVLAVVFLYPLLLVLQQSFSPDEGGTSLSPYADVFASASFRSALTTTVWLAAGSTAGCLVLGFVLALVIAFVPFPGAKAVARFVDVFLSFPSFLITLALLFIYGNAGMANGAWTGVTGAADGPFHFLTTPWGVLLAEITYFTPFVMRPLLAAFSQLDTAQLEVASSLGAGPARIVRQVILPEALPALLAGGSLVLVMCLNEFGIVLFTGAKGVTTLPMLVYSKAILESDYPAACVVAVVNIAISVGLYSLYRAVSRRAGA